In Sporichthya brevicatena, the DNA window ACGGGGGCGGCTGCCGACGCCGGCGGGCCGGTCGTGGCGGGTGAGAGCCGGTTCGTCGTCCTGCGCTCGGGCGACTGGTTCCTCAGCCAGGGCCTCAAGCCGATCGGGGCGAGCCGCAAGCTCTATCTCGCGGACGACCGCTCCTTCGACTGGTACGCCGAGTACGCCGACCCCGTCGCCGACTCGAGCGTGCGGATCACCGGGCACCTGCGCGGGCTGACGGCTCAGACCGCGGTGTTGCGCAAGCTGGGCGGGAAGGTGACCGGGACCCGCATCGGCGGCCGCGCCGCCGCGTGGTCCGCCCCGCCCGGTGCCGCGCCGGTGACCGTGCTGATCGCGTGGGCGCCGAACTACACGATCAAGTTCGCGGCGTCCGGGCTGATGCCCGCGGAGGCGCTCCGCCTCGCCGCGGCCCTGCGGCCCGCGAACGAAACGGCGTGGCGCAAGGCCGGCGGGCTGGTGCTCGACTGCCCGCCGGGCGGCGACCTCTGCCCGAACTGACGCCGGACCCGCGGCGTCAGCCGGCGGCGACGTCCTCGGCCAGCGCGACCAGGGTGCGGACCGCGACGCCCGTCCCGCCCTTGGGCACGTAGCCGTAGGGCTCGCCCTCGTTGAAGGCGGGGCCGGCGATGTCGAGGTGGGCCCACTTCACGCCGTCGGCGACGAACTCGCGCAGGAACAGCGCCGCGGACAGCGCGCCGCCCCAACGCTCGCCGATGTTCGCGATGTCGGCGACCGAGGACTTGAGCGAGTTGCGCAGCTCCTCCGGCATCGGCATCGGCCACATGCGCTCGCCGGTCCGCTCGCCGAGTTCATGGACGCGCGTGCGCAGGTCGTCGTCGTTGCTCATGACGGCCGACGTGCGGTGCCCGAGCGCCACCATCGCCGCCCCCGTCAGGGTCGCCGCGTCGACGAGGACGTCCGGGGACTCCTCGCACGCCCGTGCGATCGCGTCGGCGAGGATGAGCCGGCCCTCGGCGTCGGTGTTGAGCACCTCGACGGTCTTGCCCGAGTACATCTTCAGGACGTCGGACGGGCGCTGCGCCGTGCCGGAGGGCATGTTCTCGGCGGTCGGCGCCCACGCGGTGACGTTGACCGGCAGCTTCAGGCGGGCGATCGCGCTGATCGCCGCGATCACCGCGGCCGCGCCGCCCATGTCGCACTTCATCGTGATCATCGCGTCCGCCGGCTTGAGCGACAGGCCGCCGGAGTCGAACGTGATGCCCTTGCCGACGAACGCGATCGTCTTCTTGGCCTTCGGGTGGGTCCACGACATCCGCACCAGGCGCGGCTTGTTCTCCGACCCCTGCCCGACGGCGAGGATGCCGCCGAAGCCGCCCTTCTTCAGGGCGCGCTCGTCGAGGATCTCGACGGCGAGGCCGGCCTTGCGGCCGTAGGAGTCCGCGGACGCGGCGAGGTCGGCCGGGTGCAGGTCCGAGGGCGGGGTGTTGACGAGGTCGCGGGCGAAGCAGACGGCGTCGGCCACGATCTCCGCGCGGGTGACCGCCGCCTTGGCGGCGCGGTCGCCGGTCAGCGACGAGACAACGGTGATCGCCCCCACCGGTGCCGGGGGAGTGGAGCCGTTCGTGCGGTAGCGCAGGTAGGAGTACGCCCCGAGCAGCGCGCCCTCCGCGACGGCGCCGACCTCGTCGACGGTGTCGGCGGGCAGCGCGAGCGCGACGGACTTGTTGCCGGCCAGCGAGCGGGTCGCGGCCCCGGCCGCGCGCCGCAGTGTCTCGGCCGAGTAGCCCGCGCGGCCCTGCGGCTCACCGAGGCCGACGACCACGACGACCGAGGCCCGGATCGACCCGGACGCGGGGATCTTCGTGACCTCCTCGGCCTTGCCGGTGGCGCCCATGGCCTTGAGGACGCCTGCCAGCTTCGCGATGCCGGCGGCCTCGATCGCCTTCGCGCCGGCGGTGAGCACCGGACCCTTCGGGCCGGAGCTGACGCCGACGACGACGGCGTCGGCACGCACCTCGGTGGCGGCGGTAGCGGACAGGGAGATCGTGGCCACGGCGAGGTCCTCTTCAAGATCGCGGGCAGGGCTGAGTTCGAAGCCTAACCGCGCCACGGCGCTGCGCCCGGTTGCCGGGTCACTAGCGTGTGCCCATGACCGAACTGCGGCATTCGCCCCTGCACGAACGGCACCAGGAGCTGGGCGCGAAGCTCGCCGACTTCGGCGGCTGGGAGATGCCGATCGACTACGGCGGCGTCCCCGCGAAGCTCGGCGTCGTCGCCGAGCACACCGCGGTGCGCACGGCCGTCGGCGTCTTCGACGTCACGCACCTGGGCAAGCTCTCGGTCACCGGACCGGGCGCCGCCGCGTTCGTCGACTCCTGCTTCACCAACGCGCTCGACCGCATCGCCCCCGGGTCCGCGCAGTACAGCCTCTGCTGCGCCGAGGACGGGGGTGTCGTCGACGACCTGATCGTCTACCTGCGCGCCGACGACGACGTGCTCGTCGTCCCGAACGCGGCCAACTGCGCCACGGTCGCGGGCCTGCTGGCCGACGCCGCTCCGGCCGGCGTCACGGTCACCGACCGGCACACCGACTTCGGCGTCCTCGCCGTCCAGGGTCCGCGCGCCGACGACCTGGTCGCGGCCCTCGGGCTGCCGACGGGGCACGACTACATGAGCTTCGTCGACGCCACCTGGGACGGCCGTCCGGTCGTCGTCTGCCGCAGCGGCTACACCGGCGAGCGGGGCTACGAGCTGCTGCCGCGCTGGGAGGACGCCGGCGACCTGTGGGACGCCCTGCTCAAGGCCGGGGAGCAGTTCGGCGCCGTGCCCTGCGGCCTCGGTGCGCGCGACACCCTGCGCACCGAGATGGGGTACCCCCTGCACGGCCAGGACATCTCACGTGCCGTCACTGCCGTGCAGGCCGGGCTCGGCTGGGCCGTCGGCTGGGACAAGCCGGCGTTCTGGGGCCGCGACGCGCTCCTGGCCGAGAAGGCCGCGGGCCGGTCCCGCCGCCTGGTCGGTCTGGTCGGCCTGGAGCGCGCGATCCCGCGCTGCCACATGACGGTCCTGCGCGCGGAGGGCGGCGCCGCGATCGGTGAGGTCACCAGCGGCACGTTCTCCCCGACCCGCAAGGTCGGCATCGGGCTCGCGCTCGTCGAGGCCGGCACGGCCGACGCGGTGGCCGACGGCGACGAGGTCGTCGTCGACGTCCGGGGGCGGCCCGGCCGGTTCCAGGTGACGAAGCCGCCGTTCGTCCCCTCGCACGTGCGCTGACGCTTCGCTCTGCCGGACGCCCTGTCGACCTGACGTACGGTCAGGTCGTCGACAGCACCACGAGAGCGACCGTCATCGCGGTCTCGACGAGCGCGCCGAGCACGTCCCCGGTCATCCCGCCGAACCGGCGTCGGCAGTGCTCGAGCAGAGCGGCGGCGGCGAGGAGAGCGAGCCCGACGGCGATCACGGCGCGGGCGGCGCCGACGTCGGTCCAGAGCCCGATCAGCGCGGCCACCCACAGCGCCGTCCCGGCCCAGACCGCGGCCGCGGCGCCGGGGACGGTCCCGCCCACCAGGGCGCCGAGGCCCTCGGGCCGGGCGGCGGGCAGGCCGGCGCGGCACGCCCACACGACCGGGATCCGGGCGGTGGCGGCCGCGAGGGCGAGCAGCGCGACCGCGTGGTGGTCCGGGCCGCGGGCGAGCAGGGTGGCGGCCGCGACGCACTGGAGCAGGACGGCGAACAGGATCGACAGCACGCCGAACGGACCGATGTCGGAGGCTTTCATCACCGCGAGGGCGCCGTCGGGGTGCTTGCGGCTGCCGAGGCCGTCGGCGGTGTCGGCCAGGCCGTCGAGGTGCAGGCCCCGCGTCAGGGCGGCGAACAGCGCGACGACGCCGATACCGGTGATCAGCGTCGACGTGCCGAGTTCGCCGAGCCCCCACGCCACGAGTCCGACGCCCGCGCCGAGTCCCGCGCCGACCAGCGGCGCGCAGAGGATCGCGGCGCCGGCCTGCTCACGCTCGGCCCGGACCGCACCGACGGGAACCACCGTGAGCAACCCGACGGAGAGTCGGGCCCCGGCGGTCAGCCGGGCGGGGAACCGCACGCCGGCCGGTCCCGCGTCAGGAACCGGGGGCGGACGTGTCGCCCTCGGGCTCCACCGGGATCTCCGAGAGCGGGGAGAGCGGGTCGGAGAACCAGGTCTCGCCCTCGCCGGCGATCCGGCCGGTGTCCGACAGGGACGCCGCGGCGACGTCGAGCATCTCGGCCGCGAGGAGGACGGCGATGCCGTCACCCGGGAACAGTCCGACGTCCAGCAGCGCCGAGCGGCCCAGGTAGCGCAGGCCGGACGTGCTGGCCGGGTCCGGGTCGTTGTGCGCCGGCATGAACCAGGCGCCGGCGGCCTCGTTGATCCGGTGCGCCATCAGCGCGGCCGCCGTCGGGGCCAGGCCCTCGAAGATCACCGGGAGCTTGCGTGCCGCCGCGCCGAGGATGACGCCGGTCAGGTGGGCGATCTCGGTCCCACCGAGGGCCTCGAGCAGCGACAGCGGGTCCTCGGGGGCCTTCTTCACGCGGCGGAGGCTGTCGCGGACGGCCGAGACCATCCGCATCCACTCCTGGTCACCGCGCAGCGTGCTCGCGACGGTCTGCGCGTCGGCCTCGTTGAGGAACGCGATGAGGGTCGCGGCCGGGACCCGGGCCGCCTCGCTCGGGGCGGCGAGCAGCAGCAGGTCGGTGCCGATGTCGGCCTCGGTGTCCGCGAGCAGGGCCCCGCGGGCCAGGGCGTCCCAGACCTCGGTCGCCTCGCCGTCGGCCCGGCTGCGGAGCACGGCCCGCAGGCTGTGGGAGGCCACCCGGTCGACGACGTCCGGCACACCGGCGTCGTCGGTGAAGATCATCAGCTTCGCGCGCGCCGGCGGGGGCGGCGGGCAGACGCCGTAGACGGCGGCCAGCCAGGCCGCGATGTCTCCGAGCCGCCCGAGCGGGTCCTCCCGGCGTTCGCGGAGCCGCGCGACCGCCGCGGAGCGTGCGTCGTCGTCCGGCCACTCGATGAGACCGGAGAGCTTGTCCAGGCGCGCGTTGTTCATCGCGCCCGGAGCCTAGGACACGTCGCGACCGGGGGCACTACGCCCACCCCGCACCGGCCCCGGAACCGACCCCGGCACCGGCCCCGGGCTGGGCCAGGGGGAGCAGGCGCCCGGCGACCACCAGATAGGCCTCGTCGGCCGCCGCGGCGAGGCGCACGTTGAGCCGGCCGAGCTCGTCGCGGAACCGTCGCCCGGCCGCCGTCGCGGGCACCACACCCATGCCGACCTCGTTGCTCACTGCGATCACCGTCCCCCGGGCCTCTGCCCACGCGGTGACCAGGGCATTCACCCGTTCACCCAGACGGGTGGGGGCGTCGGCGGCCCACGCGGCGTCGTCCCAGGCATCGACGGCGTCCATGGCCCGGGCCAGCCACAGCGCGACGCAGTCGAGCAGGACCACCCCGCGGTCGGGCTCTCGCAGGACCGGTACCGGGTCGGCGGTCTCGACGGTGCGCCAGGTCGCGGGCCGCCGCTCCTGGTGCGCGACGATCCGGGCCGCCCACTCGGCGTCGTCCGGTCGCCGGTCGGCGGTGGCGACGTAGACGACCTCGCCACCGGACGCCGCCGCGGCGGCCATCGCCTCGGCGGCCACCGACTTCCCGGACCGGGCCCCGCCGAGCAGCAGGACGCGTCGTGCGGGGCGGGTGTCGGTCACGGCGGCTAGCCTGCCGTACCTGACGGCACGATCGAGCGGAGCGGGTGGCATGGCCTGGAGCTGGCGGTACGAGAAGCGCGACGGCAGCGAGGTGCTCCCCGTGGCCGGGTCGGTGCCGCAGTTCCCGACGCAGGCCGACGCCGAGAGCTGGGTCGGCGAGGTGTGGCGGGAGCTGCTCGACCAGGGCGTCGACGCCGTGACCCTGCTGGAGAACGGCGCGAAGGTCTACGGCCCGATGTCGCTGCACCCGGCGGAGTGACCGGGGGAGTAACCGGCGGAGCAGCCCCCGCTCGGCTGAGGCGTCAGCTGGGGCGGAAGCCGCGGGGGACCTGCGGCTTCGGGGTGCGCATGGAGCGCCAGGTCAGGGCCCGCATCAGCGTGTAGGAGACGGCGCCCCGGCGGGACTCGTCCGGGAACTTCCGCTTCAGCGCCTTCTTGAGCTGGACCGTGAGGATCGCGGAGTCGACGAGGACCACGAGGATCATCACCGAGGACAGCGACCCGCCGATGCCGTTGGCGCCGGCGACCATCAGCACGAGGCTGGCCAGCGCGATGGGCATGAAGAACTCGGCGGCGGTGAGCCGGCCGTCGACCCAGTCCCGGCAGAACTTCCGGACCGGACCCTTGTCCCGGTTCGGCAGGTAGCGCTCGTCGCCGTTGTTCAGGGCCTCCCGCATCAGGCGTGTGGTCTCGGAACGCTTCTTGCGCTGCATCTTCGCGCGCTCGCGGCTGTCCCGCGGCGGGCGGATGCGCTCGCGGCGCTCCTTCTCGGCCTCGCGGCGCTTGGGGGTGGGTCGGCCCTTGCCCGACTCCACCACGGGGGCCGACGGGGCCTCGGTGGTGGCGGACTCGCGGTCGCGTCGCGTGAACACACGCCCAGGATAGTCGGCGTAGGGTGATGCTCCCCGCGGGAGAGCGTCTTGACGGAAGGGCGGCACGGAGCCGATGGGCATGTGGCAGCGGCTGAAGCTGATCTTCAAGGCCAAGGCGAACAAGGCCCTCGACCGGGCCGAGGACCCGCGCGAGACGCTCGACTACAGCTACTCCAAGCAGCTGGAGATGCTGCAGCGGGTGCGGCGGGGCGTCGTCGACGTCGCGTCCTCCCGCAAGCGCCTCGAGCTCCAGCAGCAGCAGCTGCGGACGCAGGCGGACAAGTGCGAGGAGCAGGCCCGGCAGGCCCTGGCGCTCGGCCGGGAGGACCTCGCCCGCGAGGTGCTGACCCGCCGCTCGGCGATCCAGCA includes these proteins:
- a CDS encoding leucyl aminopeptidase, coding for MATISLSATAATEVRADAVVVGVSSGPKGPVLTAGAKAIEAAGIAKLAGVLKAMGATGKAEEVTKIPASGSIRASVVVVVGLGEPQGRAGYSAETLRRAAGAATRSLAGNKSVALALPADTVDEVGAVAEGALLGAYSYLRYRTNGSTPPAPVGAITVVSSLTGDRAAKAAVTRAEIVADAVCFARDLVNTPPSDLHPADLAASADSYGRKAGLAVEILDERALKKGGFGGILAVGQGSENKPRLVRMSWTHPKAKKTIAFVGKGITFDSGGLSLKPADAMITMKCDMGGAAAVIAAISAIARLKLPVNVTAWAPTAENMPSGTAQRPSDVLKMYSGKTVEVLNTDAEGRLILADAIARACEESPDVLVDAATLTGAAMVALGHRTSAVMSNDDDLRTRVHELGERTGERMWPMPMPEELRNSLKSSVADIANIGERWGGALSAALFLREFVADGVKWAHLDIAGPAFNEGEPYGYVPKGGTGVAVRTLVALAEDVAAG
- the gcvT gene encoding glycine cleavage system aminomethyltransferase GcvT, translated to MTELRHSPLHERHQELGAKLADFGGWEMPIDYGGVPAKLGVVAEHTAVRTAVGVFDVTHLGKLSVTGPGAAAFVDSCFTNALDRIAPGSAQYSLCCAEDGGVVDDLIVYLRADDDVLVVPNAANCATVAGLLADAAPAGVTVTDRHTDFGVLAVQGPRADDLVAALGLPTGHDYMSFVDATWDGRPVVVCRSGYTGERGYELLPRWEDAGDLWDALLKAGEQFGAVPCGLGARDTLRTEMGYPLHGQDISRAVTAVQAGLGWAVGWDKPAFWGRDALLAEKAAGRSRRLVGLVGLERAIPRCHMTVLRAEGGAAIGEVTSGTFSPTRKVGIGLALVEAGTADAVADGDEVVVDVRGRPGRFQVTKPPFVPSHVR
- a CDS encoding adenosylcobinamide-GDP ribazoletransferase, producing MRFPARLTAGARLSVGLLTVVPVGAVRAEREQAGAAILCAPLVGAGLGAGVGLVAWGLGELGTSTLITGIGVVALFAALTRGLHLDGLADTADGLGSRKHPDGALAVMKASDIGPFGVLSILFAVLLQCVAAATLLARGPDHHAVALLALAAATARIPVVWACRAGLPAARPEGLGALVGGTVPGAAAAVWAGTALWVAALIGLWTDVGAARAVIAVGLALLAAAALLEHCRRRFGGMTGDVLGALVETAMTVALVVLSTT
- a CDS encoding nicotinate-nucleotide--dimethylbenzimidazole phosphoribosyltransferase — protein: MNNARLDKLSGLIEWPDDDARSAAVARLRERREDPLGRLGDIAAWLAAVYGVCPPPPPARAKLMIFTDDAGVPDVVDRVASHSLRAVLRSRADGEATEVWDALARGALLADTEADIGTDLLLLAAPSEAARVPAATLIAFLNEADAQTVASTLRGDQEWMRMVSAVRDSLRRVKKAPEDPLSLLEALGGTEIAHLTGVILGAAARKLPVIFEGLAPTAAALMAHRINEAAGAWFMPAHNDPDPASTSGLRYLGRSALLDVGLFPGDGIAVLLAAEMLDVAAASLSDTGRIAGEGETWFSDPLSPLSEIPVEPEGDTSAPGS
- the cobU gene encoding bifunctional adenosylcobinamide kinase/adenosylcobinamide-phosphate guanylyltransferase, with the translated sequence MTDTRPARRVLLLGGARSGKSVAAEAMAAAAASGGEVVYVATADRRPDDAEWAARIVAHQERRPATWRTVETADPVPVLREPDRGVVLLDCVALWLARAMDAVDAWDDAAWAADAPTRLGERVNALVTAWAEARGTVIAVSNEVGMGVVPATAAGRRFRDELGRLNVRLAAAADEAYLVVAGRLLPLAQPGAGAGVGSGAGAGWA
- a CDS encoding DUF3043 domain-containing protein, coding for MFTRRDRESATTEAPSAPVVESGKGRPTPKRREAEKERRERIRPPRDSRERAKMQRKKRSETTRLMREALNNGDERYLPNRDKGPVRKFCRDWVDGRLTAAEFFMPIALASLVLMVAGANGIGGSLSSVMILVVLVDSAILTVQLKKALKRKFPDESRRGAVSYTLMRALTWRSMRTPKPQVPRGFRPS